cccaatttttttaaattggatttaacccttaaaaaaataaattgaaattttatCAGCatagagaatatttttattttaaaaaaatcagattttttttgttgttctttcaTTTATTGGTATTCAATAAATTGAATACCAGTTGGTTGGTTCTTTAATTTATAGGTATTcataaataagtaaaatttaaaggcattttcatTTAGgattcattttaataaaaaaaggaaagaaaaaggcaataAGCAAAATTTTAAGGCATTTTCATTTAGggatattttaaaggaaaagggagagaaaaagggaataaaaagagacagcaaaggaagaaaatggagaatttGGATGAAATTCTTTCTTATGAAAGGCACTGGGAGGGGTTGGGTGTGGATTGCCCATCCTGGAAGTGCCCTGGGACAccttggaacaacctgggaccatgggatggatgggatttaaggtccttccaccccaaaatatcctggaattctgggatttttaaaCCCCCTGAGCACTAAATAAAAAAGCAGGGAGGGAATAAAGTGATGAATTTGCTTCATTTATGATTTCTTGCATTTATTGCTGTGGGTGGgagcttccctgcagctcctccctgctccacccTCACCTCCCCCTGAGCCCATTTTTATCCATCCCAGGATAAAAAtatcccatttttccccccgTTTtggccagcctgggctccaTTGGCTGTGCCCTCCTCACGTCACCAGCTTTATCTCCATGGCTGGGAATTCCTggagaccaatcccagccctgggctggctggaggaggatgccagcaaatcccagagctgctgggctgctctggaaTTCAAATCAGCTTCAAGGAAAGGCCTCTGCTCCTCGCCAGAGCTGCCAAtcctccccagcacctccaACTCCTCTCCTTCTTTACCTGGGGGTAAATAATCACCTGCACCTCTTCACCTCCTGCAAGCAGAAAATGTCTTGGAAAATATCATTTTGTTGgtgtttcttctcttctggTGAATTCCAGCTTCTGAtctgcagggagatggggagaTCAGCACAGTTTGAAGGGAATTGTGCCAGTTTTTTGGCTGTTTCAATTCCACAAATTGAGTGGAATTCAAattgctgctgcacagcactcaaGCCCAGTGAGtcacagcctctcctctgcagcagcctggggttTGAGGGAGAAAACTTGtacaaaacaccccaaaaatccatcctgggagctctgggcagccatTTTATCCTTCAGGGCttcccccagagctcccagaacGATCCCGAAATTCACAGAGTGGAGAAAATGATCCCGAAATTCACACAGTGGGAAATTCACAGAGTGGAGCAGAACAATCCTGAAATTCACACAATGGGAAATTCACAGTGGAGCAGAACGATCCCAAAACGATCCCAAAATTCACACAGAGTGGAGCAGAACGATCCCAAAATTGATCCCAAAATTCACACAATGGAGCAGAATGGTCCCAAAATCGATCCCAAAATTCACACAATGGAGCAGAACGATCCCAAAATTGATCCCAAAATTCACACAATGGAGCAGAACGATCCCAAAATCAATCCCAAAATTCACACAATGGAGCAGAACGATCCCGAACTCCACACGCCCGAGCTCTGGGTCGGTACCAAGAGAATTCCAACCCCCAGCTCGAACCACTTTGGGTTCCCCAGCTGCTTCTCCATCTCCACGCAGCTTCAGCACCTCAGACAGCAGCACCAgagtgtccccaaggccacccCGAGGGGACAcatcccctgctgctggcacccgAGGGACTTTGCCACGCCTGTCCTCCAAGGCACCGTTATTCCcaagctggggctgggacagaaACCCGGCAGAACTTTGATCCCTTTCCAAGACTTTTGAGGATTCTGTCAAGCAGCCAAATGTTTGGAGTGTGTTGtgtttattaataaataaaagtgtttgcagccagcagccacctgGCTttgtactatttttttttccatccctccCCCTTCTGCTTCCACTTTCATCCTCAAATGTAATTTCATGCTTACTCTTTGGTCTGAAGAGTTTGTTCTACTCAAAAACGAGATTAATTCAGTCTCTCTGCAGAAGTGGTGGTGACTCCTGTGTtctctggatttgtttttttcccaggacAAGGATGTTTTCCAGTCTCCATCTTTTCAGCCCAGATCTGGAACACGTTGATTCAGGCCGGGCTTTATCCTACACCAAAAGCAAGAATATAAAATCCAAGTTATTTATAAGAAAAGATACATATTTGCATCTCAGCATGGAAGGGAAGAGGGACTGAACATCCAGCCTTCCCCAACACACAGAAGATTTCTCTTAAAAGGGATTTATTGTGTGCTGATCGAATGGAATGAGGGTAAATAAGggtaaataaaaagtttttgGTTATTTCAAGGTGCAAATGTGGTGCTCCCTTCTCTGACCTCAGAGaatccccagcccagagcagcccagctttCACTCAGGGGTATTACAGGTGTGGCAGGAAtgacagctggagcaggaattcctggaattcccaatCCTTAATTCCCACTTCGCCCCCAACAGGGGGTCAGTTCCaacagggacaggcagagctggcagctcatgGTGGGCACGGGGGATTAAGTGACCCCATTGTCACCACAGAGTCACCCACCTCAGCCCTTCCATCCCCTCACGAGGGTCCAGGGCCACCACATCCCCTCAGAGTGACCTGTCCACACCTCAGCCCCTCACAagtgcccagtgccaccacatCCCCCTCAGTGTGACCTCTCCAGGACCTCAGCCCCTCACAAGTGTCCAGTGCCACCACATCCCCCTCAGAGTGACCTCTCCAGGACCTCAGCCCCTCACAagtgcccagtgccaccacatCCCCCTCAGTGTGACCTCTCCAGGACCTCAGCCCCTCACAAATGCCCAAGGCCACCACATGCCCCTCAACGACCTCTCCACCACCTCAGACCCCGCCCCTCATCTCGATGTCCCATTGGCTGCCAGAGCTGTCACTCaaagccaggcacagccccacacgTAATCTCAAGAACCCattggctgccagggctgtcacTCAGATATAAGCCCAGCCCATCAACGTGTGCAATAGTGGGTGGTGCACTCACTCCCACCCTCTCGCTCTCATTGGCTACTGCGCCTGTCAGTCAGAATCAAATCGGCCCCTCCCCGTTGGTGGGAGGGAGGGCACCTCCTCGCCAGGCGTCTCTGGACACGCCCCAGCCCCTACTTAACCCCTCTCTCGATGGCCCATTGGCCGCCACATCCATCACTCAGAGCCAAACCCCGCCCTTTCCTTCCGCGGGCACTGGGCGGGCGACACTCGcactccccctccctccccctcacCTCAACAACCCATTGGCCGTCGCGCCCATCACTCAGAGCCAAGCCCCGCCCTTCCCCATGAGGGCCGCGGGGCGGGCAGggcgccccctgccggccgcGCCGtgcccctccctccctccctccccgtACGTGCTGCGTGTGCGTcacccccgccccccccccccggacCGTCCCCTCCCGCGCGCGCGCGCTGCCGTCGGCGCGTCCCCCGCGCGCGCTCCGCGTCACCGCTCACGGGCCTGGCgcgcggcggccgcggccggACGGACGCTCGGACCCGGCCGGACACTCGGACGCGGCCCcgctcctctcccttctcccgCCCGTTGGCTCCGGCGCCGCCCGGCGAAGCGGCCcgagcgcggcggcggcggcggcgggttCGTTTTTGTGTGTGGGGGGGGCGCGCGGCCTGGTGCGCGCGGCGGATCCCGCCGCTCGCGTAGCGCGGCCGCCCGGGCTCGCTGAGGGGGAGGCCCGGGCTTGGCcggggaggggggtgggggggtaGAACGAAGGCTCCCGGCCAGAGGAAACGCCGCCGCCATGAGCGTGGAGGCGTACGGCCCCAGCTCGCAGACCCTCACCTTCCTGGACACCGAGGAGGCCGAGCTGCTCGGCGCCGACACGCAGGGCTCCGAGTTCGAGTTCACCGACTTCACCCTCCCCAGCCAGACCCAGACACCGCCCGGGCCCGGCCAGGCGGGGCCGGCACAGGGCCAGGGGCCCCCCGGTGCGGGGCAGGGAGCTCCGGGCCCGCTGGAAGCGCAGGTGAGGGGGTCGGGAGGTGCCGGGGGTCCGGAAGGGGCGGGCGGCCTTGGGCGCTGGGGcccccggggcgggcggggagcgggagCCGCGTGTGGAGGAGCCCCGGGAGGCGGAATCGGAGCTAGTTGTTGGCGGAGGAAACTTGCGGCCGGCCGGCCTAGTCGCGATAGTTGTGTCGTTGCGATAGGGAGGTGGAAAAACCACCGAGGCTGGGTGTCAGTTCGGGTTCTTTCTCCTTAAAACAAACGTGGGGTTTGGGCGGTGTTTGGTTATCGGAAGTTGGGCTCTGAGGAAACTCAGCTTTTTTACTTCCCCTCGCTAAAATACGCTTTAATGTCCGCTGGTTGTTACtctggatttaatttttcatttcagtttccaCTTGCTTTGTTGGgctggtttgtttgggggttgTGTGGCAGGGACAGACCTGGGACAAGTTCTGACCTCTGCTTCCTCGTGGCTTAAAAACGGCTTTTAGATTTGCGTCTTTTTATTATTACAGTTGGTACCTAAAAGAGAATGAAATGGTGTTTATTTAGCAATTCACAGCTCGTAGGCAGGGGAGGAATTAGGATTACAGCTCCCAAGAAGTGCTGGAAATGAAGATAACAATCTCAGTGTGCCCGTagtaaacaacaaaaacaccGAAGAACTCTCCcgtattttttaaaaaaacccacactttTCTTCAGTTTGAAGGAGAAATACCATTATTTCCTCacagaaatcccatttttaacCATTAAATGCTTGTACATCACCCACGTGTTAAGGGATGAGTTCAGacaggagctgagagctgtcGGTGAGTTTTTATCCCCAACCAAACATCCTGGACCTGCTTTTTGTCCCTTTTATTTGCAAAAACTGCCCCAGGTGGGTCtgtgaggggagcagggagctcatcCAGCTCCACAGGTGTGCAGGGCAGCCCCGAGGGAGGATTTCTCCTGTCCTGGGGGTTTCCAGACAcaaattaaatccatttttatgCCTGAAAGtgctgggtgacagcagggatgtgctTAGGTCGCTGtgtttgttattttctgtttatttgcaCCTTTTGGATTTGGTAGAATTGATCCAGTTTGGGCATTGagagatcagaattgttttctaCCAGCAGTAAAATCTCTGTGATTATACgttaaaagagaattttaatcacatttaattttaaaccttTAATGGGTTGTGATCACTCCAGAGCTCCCAGTAGGGAATTTGTGgccaaggagaagaaaaaccatCCCAAAATCAGCCTCATAAGCTGAAAGTCCAGACAAGAGGATTATTAATtggcctctttttttttgtctaaacaCGTTTGAAAAACCTTTGAagtcaaagtaaaaaaaaaaaataaaagctctggaGAGCACCTTTAGGTACTGGTTTTGTCTCCTGGctaaaaaaaatggaatttatgttggtttttttttttttaaatcagggtGGTTTTGAGTTTCTGCAAACTTTTGTGGTCATTTTGACGttagaaatgtcatttttgggGAGGAGCTCTCAGAGGTGGAGTGAAGTCAAACAAAGCCCTGGATCTGCTCAGACCTGCCCCTCTCAACCGGCTCAGGGCTGCTAAAATGACaaaatctggggtttttcaAAAGGTTCTGGGCAAAATTTTTGCTGCCCTCACCAGATAATTGAAGTTTGTTATTCTTTTTGGCAGGAGGCATCTTAAATAATGACTTCTCCAATTGATCAGGGTTTGCTTAATGAAATATTAGCCCTGTGATTATAATTAAAGCGaattaaataaacaatttatttgAAGCTGAAGAATATTGGAGGTGGAAACTTCTACTCTGCTGTTTCTGGGGTCTTGTTAAAAAGATGAGTTGAGCAATGCAGGGCACCTCATGTTTTAGGGAAATTTGAGTTATTTAGTTTAAAAGagtaatatatttatttcccAACCCTTTAATTAATAGTTTAATGGTGTTACAAGTGATTGGTGGTCATTTCCCCAAAGTAGGAGTAGAGCCCAAACATTTTCTGTAGAACACTCTATTTCCATTGTTCCCTAAAATTAAATCAACATAAGAATCgattttctgaagtgtttaaAGGGGAATTTCAAATCCtcagtgcagctgtggctgcccctggatccctggagtgtccaaggAGCACCCTGGGATCACAGGGGTGTCCCTGGaaccccaaaccatccctggagtgtccaaggagcaccctgggatcatgggggtgtccctggaaccccaaaccatccctggagtgtccaaggAGCACCCTGGGATCACAGGGGTGTCCCTGGaaccccaaaccatccctggagtgtcccaggAGCACCCTGTGATCCCAGGGGTGCCCCTGGaaccccaaaccatccctggagtgtcccaggagcaccctgggagcagggaaggtgtACCTGGaaccccaaaccatccctggagtgtctcaggagcaccctgggatcACAGGGGTGTCCCTGGaaccccaaaccatccctggagtgtcccaggAGCACCCTGTGATCCCAGGGGTGCCCCTGGaaccccaaaccatccctggagtgtccaaggagcaccctgggagcagggaaggtgtACCTGGaaccccaaaccatccctggagtgtctcaggagcaccctgggatcATGGgggtgctcctgctgggctttagggtcctttcccaccccaaaccacccctgcagtgtcccaggagcaCCCTTGGATCATGGGGGTGCCCCTGGCTGGGCTTTAgggccccttcccaccccaaaccaccccGGCATTCTCTGCAgttctccctcctgcctccttttcccctgctgGACCCTGGGTGTGggtgagctcagctcctggcgTGGCTCAGcgaggctggggcagctcctaGGCTGGCTCTCCGGCCTAGGCAGGCTGGGTTTAATTTCCAGGGCTAACAAAGGCTGTTTTGTCCGGGCCAGACGAGTCCTTGTTGCTCAGGTCCCATCTGGAAGCGCCGCTCCCTCCCAGGGGCGAGGCTTTCCCAACTTCCTCCTCgggaaagggaaagcaaatcagcctggctggggatcccagcagggccctgaaGGGGAaggcacaaacagcagcagctgcctttgccaccccaccccaaaatgtggggtttgggggtgtccTGAGCTGAGAATCCATCAGCAGGGTGGTGCTGAAGCCTCGCTGCAGGACTTGGCTggcagaattcctgctggagtTCAAGTGCAGTCACAGTTCTTGTTGCAGCTTGAAACGCAGCActtgaaagcagagctgggtgaggaggctgcaggtgTGCTcacctggggctctgctcctggcctgggcGAGTGTGGGGGCTGGGATGTTCTGTTAGCCCTGAGCTGGGACTCACAGGCAGCAGGATTCCAGAATCCCGGCccggtttgggttggaaaacTTAAATCCTAAAAGTGCcagaggcagggacaccttctgctgtgccagggtgctccaaaccctgtccagcctggccttgggcactgccagggatccagggctggtcacagctgctctgggaattccatccctcccagccagggatcccttcccaatatcccacccagATCCCCCTTTCCAGTTTAAACCCATTCACTGTGTTGGGATTCCAGTCCTtgtcccaaatccctctccagctctcttggagccccttcaggctcTGGAAGTGGCTCCAAGgtctctccctggagcttccctcctgcagccttccctTGAATCCCACAGGGAACAGCCCTTAATTCCCAgcatcccacccagccctgccctctggagccactccctgtgtcctgtccccccatccctggtccccagtccctctccagctctcctggatccCTCGGGGGCTGTTAGCCTGGGTAACACCATCTTGTCACCTCCTGCATGGCATCAGGGACTGCCAGGGTGGCTGGAAAGGCCTTCAATCCCAATCCCAGGGGCACCTCCCActgttcccatccccatccaggGCCTTCAATCCAAATCCCAGGAACACCTCctactgtcccaggctgctcccagccccatccagggccctcaatcccaatcccagggacacctcccactgtcccaggctgctcccatccccatccAGGGCCCTCAATCCCAATCCCAGGGActcctcccactgtcccagcctgctcccagccccatccagggccctcaatcccaatcccaggactcctcccactgtcccagcctgctcccagccccatccagggCCTTCAATCCCAATCCCAGGGActcctcccactgtcccagcctgctcccagccccatccagggCCCTCAATCCCAATCCCAGGACTCCTCCCActgttcccatccccatccaggGCCTTCAATCCCAATCCCAGGACACCTCCCATTGTTCCCAACCCCATCCAGGGCCTtcaatcccattcccaggacatctcccactgtcccaggctgctcccagccccatccaggccATGCCggggcactcccagggatggagcagtcccagctccctgtccccctcTGGTTTCtgttcc
This genomic stretch from Serinus canaria isolate serCan28SL12 chromosome 28, serCan2020, whole genome shotgun sequence harbors:
- the LOC127060907 gene encoding basic proline-rich protein-like, with protein sequence MASGTARVAGKAFNPNPRGTSHCSHPHPGPSIQIPGTPPTVPGCSQPHPGPSIPIPGTPPTVPGCSHPHPGPSIPIPGTPPTVPACSQPHPGPSIPIPGLLPLSQPAPSPIQGLQSQSQGLLPLSQPAPSPIQGPQSQSQDSSHCSHPHPGPSIPIPGHLPLFPTPSRAFNPIPRTSPTVPGCSQPHPGHAGALPGMEQSQLPVPLWFLFPSSVLAWFCVPGSVCRQQRSQAGPAVFGSSFVAPQCSARSCQTRRARSCSQHFFQQSSGPPATTAARARFLIQCTQADITGGFGAITSSSTAAKGWGCTSQPR